In a genomic window of Diorhabda carinulata isolate Delta chromosome 8, icDioCari1.1, whole genome shotgun sequence:
- the LOC130897005 gene encoding uncharacterized protein LOC130897005, producing the protein MLKPGGQTFHIFLQPTPLDVVYCNLSKHPKWKKYEQESMLSPYFLQKNKQNGCKKDLVNAGFKDIEMRVEDFVYEFPYEEAWKENYIAVNGSYASIPPEEQEEYKKCFFQHIKEKVIINNNDDNRFPRVKYDVMVVCAKK; encoded by the exons ATGTTAAAACCGGGAGGTCAAACTTTCCACATATTTCTTCAACCTACACCTCTAGATGTAGTTTACtgtaatttatcaaaacatccgaaatggaaaaaatatgaacaagaATCTATGCTGTCACCGTACTTTCTACAGAAAAACAAACAGAATGGCTGCAAAAAAGATCTAGTTAACGCGGGATTTAAGGATATTGAAATGAGAGTGGAAGACTTCGTTTATGAGTTTCCGTATGAAGAAGCGTGGAAAG aaaactACATTGCAGTAAATGGATCGTACGCGTCTATCCCTCCTGAAGAGCAAGAAGAATAcaagaaatgttttttccaGCATATCAAGGAGAaagttataattaataataatgatgataatcGATTTCCAAGAGTGAAATATGATGTTATGGTTGTTTGTGCGAAAAAATGA